One genomic region from Pseudomonas hormoni encodes:
- the trxA gene encoding thioredoxin: MSQETPYIFDATTADFDQSVIENSFHKPVLVDFWAEWCAPCKVLMPMLQTIAESYQGELLLAKVNCDLEQDIVARFGIRSLPTVVLFKDGQPVDGFAGAQPESAVRAMLEPHVQMPPPAAADPFEQAQALFDESRFADAEAVLKVLLGEDNTNAKALILYARCLTERGELGEAQTVLDAVKSDEHKAALAGAKAQIQFLGQAKDLPDAADLKARLAKNPQDDEAVYQLAIQQLARQQYDAALDALLKLFIRNRSYNEGLPHKTLLQVFELLGNDHPLVTTYRRKLFAALY, translated from the coding sequence ATGAGTCAGGAAACGCCGTACATCTTCGACGCCACGACTGCCGATTTCGACCAGTCGGTGATCGAGAACTCTTTCCACAAACCGGTGCTGGTGGATTTCTGGGCCGAATGGTGTGCGCCCTGCAAAGTGCTGATGCCGATGCTGCAGACCATCGCCGAGAGCTATCAGGGCGAGTTGCTGCTGGCCAAGGTCAACTGCGACCTCGAACAGGACATCGTCGCCCGCTTCGGCATTCGCAGCCTGCCGACCGTGGTGTTGTTCAAGGATGGCCAGCCGGTGGATGGCTTTGCCGGTGCACAACCAGAATCCGCCGTACGGGCGATGCTTGAGCCTCACGTACAAATGCCGCCACCGGCGGCGGCTGATCCGTTCGAACAGGCTCAGGCGCTGTTCGACGAGAGTCGTTTCGCTGACGCCGAGGCCGTTCTCAAAGTGCTGCTGGGCGAAGACAACACCAATGCCAAGGCGCTGATACTTTATGCCCGCTGCCTGACTGAACGCGGCGAACTGGGTGAAGCGCAAACCGTGCTCGACGCGGTGAAAAGCGACGAACACAAGGCTGCATTGGCCGGCGCAAAAGCGCAGATCCAGTTTCTCGGCCAGGCCAAAGACCTGCCGGACGCCGCGGACCTGAAAGCGCGTCTGGCGAAGAATCCGCAGGACGATGAAGCGGTGTATCAACTGGCGATCCAGCAACTGGCCCGTCAGCAGTACGACGCCGCGCTGGATGCGTTGCTCAAGCTGTTCATCCGCAACCGCAGCTACAACGAAGGCTTGCCGCACAAGACCTTGCTGCAGGTGTTCGAACTGCTGGGCAATGATCACCCGCTGGTGACCACGTATCGCCGCAAGCTGTTTGCCGCGCTGTATTGA
- a CDS encoding DUF2796 domain-containing protein, which produces MRRLLLALPFALLPLAVAHAADEHDHEHGSLGAHEHGVGRLNAALDGQTLELELESPAMNLVGFEHAATTDADKAKVAAVRAQLEKPLALFNLPKAAGCVVATQELESPLFGDKPDADDDHDNDDAKDAHHHDHSEIHAHYQFTCAAPGALKTLDLANIFNTFPATQKIQVQLISPSGQQGVEVTAKAAALKF; this is translated from the coding sequence ATGCGTCGTCTGCTGCTCGCTTTGCCGTTTGCCCTGTTGCCGCTGGCTGTCGCCCACGCCGCTGATGAACATGACCATGAGCACGGCAGCCTTGGCGCCCACGAACATGGCGTCGGTCGTCTGAACGCAGCGCTCGACGGTCAGACCCTGGAGCTGGAACTGGAAAGCCCGGCGATGAACCTGGTGGGGTTCGAGCACGCGGCCACCACCGACGCCGACAAGGCCAAAGTCGCCGCCGTCCGCGCGCAGCTGGAAAAACCGCTGGCCCTGTTCAACCTGCCGAAAGCCGCCGGTTGTGTGGTGGCGACCCAGGAACTGGAAAGCCCGCTGTTTGGTGACAAGCCAGACGCCGATGACGATCACGACAACGACGATGCCAAAGACGCACATCACCACGATCACAGCGAAATCCACGCGCACTATCAATTCACCTGCGCGGCGCCGGGTGCGCTGAAAACCCTGGACCTGGCGAACATCTTCAACACCTTCCCGGCGACCCAGAAAATTCAGGTACAACTGATCAGCCCAAGCGGGCAGCAAGGGGTTGAAGTGACGGCCAAGGCTGCTGCCCTCAAATTTTGA
- a CDS encoding ABC transporter ATP-binding protein: MTQALIELSDLGFSWPGHPPLLDIPAFRLEPGETLFLKGPSGSGKTTLLGLLGGVQKPDRGSIRLLGQELTELGAGARDRFRVDHTGYIFQQFNLLPFLSVRENVELPCHFSKLRAQRAIQRHGSVDQAAATLLAHLGLKDESILSRRADSLSIGQQQRVAAARALIGQPELVIADEPTSALDYDARENFIRLLFAECREAGSSLLFVSHDQSLAPLFDRHLSLADLNRAATPSEV; this comes from the coding sequence ATGACCCAAGCACTCATCGAACTGTCCGACCTGGGCTTCAGTTGGCCCGGTCACCCGCCACTGCTGGACATCCCGGCGTTTCGCCTGGAACCGGGTGAAACCCTGTTCCTCAAAGGCCCCAGCGGCAGCGGCAAGACCACCCTGCTCGGCTTGCTTGGTGGCGTGCAAAAGCCGGATCGCGGCAGCATTCGCCTGCTCGGCCAGGAACTGACTGAACTCGGCGCCGGCGCGCGTGATCGCTTTCGCGTGGATCACACCGGCTACATCTTCCAGCAGTTCAACCTGCTGCCGTTTCTCTCGGTGCGCGAGAATGTCGAGTTGCCCTGCCACTTCTCCAAGCTGCGCGCCCAGAGGGCGATCCAGCGCCATGGCAGCGTCGATCAGGCGGCGGCCACCCTCCTCGCCCACTTGGGCCTGAAGGACGAAAGCATCCTCAGCCGCCGCGCCGATTCGCTGTCCATCGGTCAGCAACAACGCGTCGCTGCCGCCCGCGCCTTGATCGGTCAGCCGGAACTGGTCATCGCCGACGAACCGACTTCCGCCCTGGATTACGACGCCCGCGAAAACTTCATTCGCTTGCTGTTCGCCGAATGCCGCGAAGCCGGGTCGAGCCTGTTGTTTGTCAGCCACGACCAAAGCCTCGCGCCGCTGTTCGATCGCCACCTGTCGCTGGCCGATCTCAATCGCGCCGCCACTCCGTCCGAGGTCTGA
- a CDS encoding ABC transporter permease, whose amino-acid sequence MYLFRLAMASLANRRFTAILTAFAIALSVCLLLAVERVRTEAKASFASTISGTDLIVGARSGSVNLLLYSVFRIGNATNNIRWDSFEHFANNPKVKWAIPMSLGDSHRGYRVMGTTEAYFEHYQYGHQQHLELADGRAFATDPFEVVLGAEVADALHYKLGDKLVLAHGVAVISLVKHDDKPFTVVGILKRTGTPVDRTLHISLGGMEAIHIDWHNGVPAQGQGRISADQARNMDLTPQAITAFMLGLNSKISTFALQREINEFRGEPMLAILPGVALQELWSLMSTAEKALFVVSLFVVLTGLIGMLTAILTSLNERRREMAILRSVGARPWHIATLLVLEAFALALSGVIAGVALLYVCIAAAQGYVQANYGLYLPLAWPSEYEWTLLGGILIAALLMGSVPAWRAYRQSLADGLSIRL is encoded by the coding sequence ATGTATTTGTTTCGTCTAGCCATGGCCAGCCTGGCTAACCGCCGTTTCACCGCGATCCTCACTGCATTCGCCATCGCCCTGTCGGTCTGCCTGCTGCTGGCCGTGGAACGCGTGCGCACCGAAGCCAAGGCCAGTTTCGCCAGCACCATCAGCGGCACCGACCTGATCGTCGGCGCCCGCTCCGGCTCGGTGAACCTGTTGCTGTACTCGGTGTTCCGCATCGGCAACGCCACCAACAACATCCGCTGGGACAGCTTCGAACACTTCGCCAACAACCCGAAAGTGAAGTGGGCGATCCCGATGTCCCTCGGCGATTCCCATCGCGGTTATCGGGTGATGGGCACCACCGAGGCGTACTTCGAGCATTACCAGTACGGCCATCAACAACACCTGGAACTGGCCGATGGCCGTGCCTTTGCCACCGATCCGTTCGAAGTGGTGCTCGGCGCCGAAGTGGCTGATGCGCTGCACTACAAACTCGGCGACAAACTAGTGCTGGCCCACGGCGTGGCGGTGATCAGCCTGGTCAAACACGACGACAAACCGTTCACCGTGGTCGGCATTCTGAAACGCACCGGCACCCCGGTGGACCGCACGCTGCACATCAGTCTCGGCGGCATGGAAGCGATTCACATCGACTGGCACAACGGTGTGCCCGCTCAGGGCCAAGGCCGGATCAGTGCCGATCAGGCGCGCAACATGGACCTGACGCCGCAAGCGATCACCGCGTTCATGCTTGGCCTCAACAGCAAGATTTCGACCTTTGCGCTGCAGCGCGAGATCAACGAATTCCGCGGCGAACCGATGCTGGCGATCCTGCCGGGCGTGGCGCTGCAAGAGTTGTGGAGTTTGATGAGCACGGCGGAAAAAGCCTTGTTCGTGGTCTCGCTGTTCGTGGTGCTGACCGGGTTGATCGGCATGCTCACGGCGATTCTCACCAGCCTCAATGAACGCCGGCGCGAGATGGCGATTCTGCGTTCGGTCGGTGCACGGCCGTGGCATATCGCAACCTTGCTGGTGCTGGAGGCGTTCGCCCTGGCGCTGTCGGGCGTGATCGCCGGCGTGGCCCTGCTTTACGTGTGCATCGCTGCCGCTCAGGGTTACGTGCAGGCCAATTACGGTTTGTATTTGCCGCTGGCCTGGCCCAGCGAATATGAATGGACGCTGCTCGGTGGCATCCTGATCGCCGCGCTGCTGATGGGCAGCGTGCCGGCCTGGCGCGCGTATCGCCAATCCCTGGCCGATGGCCTGTCGATCCGACTATGA
- a CDS encoding DUF3299 domain-containing protein, with protein sequence MPRALLALLMLVALPLWAAEPKELTWSEMIPPDAMPEVPNMTPLHDLSQMGNALSAESAPAAKQDMPNAPVVKSLDGQNIRLPGYIVPLEVSEEGRTTEFLLVPYFGACIHVPPPPSNQIVHVKSEVGVKLDELYQPYWIEGALQVKASTSELADAGYQMEADKIYVYELPE encoded by the coding sequence ATGCCCCGCGCTCTGCTTGCGCTGTTGATGCTGGTTGCCCTGCCGTTGTGGGCGGCCGAGCCGAAAGAGCTGACCTGGTCGGAAATGATCCCGCCGGACGCCATGCCGGAGGTGCCGAACATGACGCCCTTGCATGACCTGTCGCAGATGGGCAACGCGCTGTCCGCCGAGTCGGCGCCCGCCGCCAAACAGGACATGCCGAATGCGCCGGTGGTTAAAAGTCTCGACGGCCAGAACATTCGCCTGCCGGGCTACATCGTGCCGCTGGAAGTGAGCGAAGAAGGTCGCACCACGGAGTTTCTGCTGGTGCCGTATTTCGGCGCCTGCATCCATGTGCCGCCACCGCCGTCGAACCAGATCGTGCATGTGAAAAGCGAAGTCGGCGTGAAGCTGGATGAGCTGTATCAGCCGTACTGGATCGAGGGGGCGTTGCAGGTCAAGGCGTCGACCAGCGAGTTGGCGGATGCTGGGTATCAGATGGAGGCGGACAAGATTTATGTGTATGAACTGCCGGAGTGA
- a CDS encoding OmpW/AlkL family protein — protein sequence MHKSLLSASLFALALATPLAYAHEAGDIIVRAGAITVNPKADSSSVKVDQGPLAGADLGGKATMSSDTQLGLNFAYMLDSHWGIELLAASPFEHDVKLKGTALGAANGKLGTLKHLPPTLSVVYYPLDAKSAFQPYVGAGINYTWIYDEHVGNEAQANGFSNFKAKNSWGMAFQVGADYMITDNIMLNAQVRYIDIDTQATVENNAVAPGTRAKVNVDVDPFIYMVGLGYKF from the coding sequence ATGCACAAGTCCTTGCTCAGCGCTTCGCTGTTTGCCCTCGCGCTCGCAACCCCGCTCGCCTACGCCCACGAGGCGGGCGACATCATCGTTCGTGCCGGTGCAATCACCGTCAACCCGAAAGCCGACAGCTCCAGCGTCAAGGTCGATCAAGGCCCGTTGGCCGGCGCCGACCTGGGTGGCAAGGCCACCATGAGCAGCGACACGCAACTGGGTCTGAACTTCGCTTACATGCTCGACAGCCACTGGGGTATCGAGCTGCTCGCCGCCTCGCCGTTCGAGCATGACGTGAAGCTCAAAGGCACCGCCCTGGGCGCGGCCAACGGCAAACTCGGCACCCTGAAACACCTGCCGCCCACCCTTAGCGTCGTGTACTACCCACTGGATGCGAAGTCCGCATTCCAGCCGTATGTGGGTGCCGGTATCAACTACACCTGGATCTACGACGAGCACGTCGGTAACGAAGCCCAGGCCAACGGCTTCAGCAACTTCAAGGCGAAAAACTCCTGGGGCATGGCGTTTCAGGTCGGTGCTGATTACATGATTACCGACAACATCATGCTCAACGCCCAGGTGCGCTACATCGACATCGATACCCAGGCGACCGTGGAAAACAACGCAGTGGCACCGGGCACTCGGGCCAAGGTCAATGTGGACGTTGATCCGTTCATCTACATGGTGGGCCTGGGTTACAAGTTCTAA
- a CDS encoding NAD-dependent epimerase/dehydratase family protein — protein MADGPVLITGGAGFIGSHLTDALLAKGHTVRILDDLSTGKRSNLPLDNPGVELIVGDVADAVLVAKAMAGCSAVAHLAAVASVQASVDDPVKTHQSNFIGSLNVCEAMRQTGVKRVLFASSAAVYGNNGEGESINEDTPKAPLTPYASDKLASEHYFDFYRHQHGLEPVIFRFFNIFGPRQDPSSPYSGVISIFSERAQKGLPITVFGDGEQTRDFVYVEDLVDVLVQAIEKPQVENGAVNVGWNQATSLKQMLEALAQVVGELPPVTHSPARSGDIRHSRANNQRLLERFTPPTQTPMSVGLARLLGR, from the coding sequence ATGGCTGACGGCCCCGTTTTAATCACCGGCGGCGCCGGTTTCATCGGCTCGCACCTCACCGACGCCTTGCTTGCCAAGGGCCATACGGTGCGGATTCTCGATGATCTGTCCACCGGCAAACGCAGCAACCTGCCGCTGGATAACCCTGGGGTCGAGCTGATTGTCGGCGACGTCGCCGATGCCGTGCTGGTCGCCAAGGCGATGGCCGGTTGCAGTGCGGTCGCGCATCTGGCGGCGGTGGCTTCGGTGCAGGCCTCGGTGGACGACCCGGTGAAGACGCACCAGAGCAATTTCATCGGCTCGCTGAATGTCTGCGAAGCCATGCGCCAGACCGGCGTCAAGCGAGTGCTGTTTGCCTCCAGCGCAGCGGTCTACGGCAACAATGGTGAAGGTGAGTCGATCAACGAAGACACGCCCAAGGCGCCGTTGACACCGTACGCGTCGGACAAGTTGGCCAGCGAACATTACTTCGATTTCTACCGTCACCAGCATGGGCTGGAACCGGTGATTTTCCGCTTCTTCAACATCTTCGGCCCACGCCAGGATCCGTCCTCGCCGTACTCCGGGGTGATCAGCATTTTCAGCGAGCGCGCGCAGAAAGGCCTGCCGATCACCGTGTTCGGCGACGGCGAGCAGACGCGGGATTTCGTGTACGTCGAGGACCTGGTCGATGTGCTGGTGCAAGCGATCGAGAAACCGCAGGTTGAAAACGGCGCGGTCAATGTCGGCTGGAACCAGGCCACCAGCCTCAAGCAAATGCTGGAAGCGTTGGCCCAAGTGGTCGGTGAATTGCCGCCGGTGACCCATAGTCCGGCGCGTTCCGGTGACATCCGCCATTCACGGGCGAACAACCAGCGGTTGCTGGAGCGCTTTACTCCCCCGACGCAGACACCGATGAGTGTCGGCCTGGCGCGGCTCTTGGGGCGCTGA